AAGATCATGACACACCATTTAGTCCCTCAACATCGTTGCACATCGACCTGCTCGGAGGTCTGGGATTAAATAACACCGTCGAATTTGCCGCGATGAGAGGAAGTAAACACGTGATGGATGTTACCTGGGAATTGCATAATGAAACGCCAGATGTTATTTCCTTAAGAGGGCATGCCCCACTTGTAATCGTCAGTCCCATAAAGCAGGGGGTTGGCAGCTTCCGCATGACGGCAATAGATCAGTGTGGCAGGGGAACGACAGCACATGTCAGTGTTCATATCTCGTCAAAATACCATTTCACCCTCTCCCCCAACCCGGCCGTGGATGTGGTGACGCTCAAACTGACAGGGGTGGAAGGCGAACAGCGCGCCCCAGGATCGCCCTCGGCAATGGGCACGACGAGCACGTATGAAATCCAACTTTGGAGCGGGCTGGCGATGCTGAGATCATTCCAGACGAATCAGCCGACTTTCCAGATCCCGATCGCGGGACTTCCGGCAGGGCTGTATTTCGTGCGTGTGATCAAAGACGGACAGACCTATACCGAGAAGTTGATCAAGAATTAGCGTTGGAGGCTCGCTGTGTAAAAGCTGCGTGCTAGCGAACTGTTATCGGGCAGGCCGAAGGGATGAAAGTCCCTCGGGTCTGCCCGATTTTCGTATGGACAAACGGCATCGCCCCCTTCACTTCCCTTTCATCGCTCCCTTAGCTCCGGGTCGGCTTTGATGCTAGCGTCCCATTTCGGGGGGCTTGGGGTGATTCATGGGGCTCTGGTTTTTCGTATAAGATTAGGTGGCGACTTTGGAGCCAAACCGCCGCGGAGAGAAGGCTCCGGGGGCAAGGCGTTTTGTAGCACAAAACGGTTTTTGTAGCACAAAAACACACCTTGCCGGGCCCCAGAATAGGAGGTGCCCGTACCCTGAACACTTGCACTCAATACATGCAAGTGTTCGGGAGGGCATTGCACGCTAAGCGTACATGTGTTCAGAGCTTCCGCCATAGTTCGATGCTGTCCTTGTACCCGTCGAGATGCTCCCGAAGCACGCGCTCGACATAGCCCGAGATGCTGGCGCCTCGCAGACCAATTCGGCGGACAACGAAGTCTAATCTCTGCTGGGTCTCGTCAGAGACGTAGACCGCCTTGCGGTGGCTGATGCGCGCGGGTTGGAGATATGTCTCTCGGAACGTCGCCAAATCCTCCTTGTGGCTCTTGGCCTTTCGATGGACCGGAGCGGGTGGAGCGGCTGAGATGACTTCTTCCTTAGGCTCATCTGCTTTCTCCGGCGGATGAGCTGGGGTGCTTCTTTCCAGCTCGATCTCTGAGGGCGGATCAAAGAAGGGTGACTCTTCTACTGTGCGATGCTTGACGCCATAGTCGCCCAGTTCCTTTAGTTTGGCGGTCAAGACGGCCTGCCGTTGTTCTGCTGTCATCTTACCGTCTGCGGGCGGATCAAAAAATAGCGATTCTTCCGCCTTGGCCTCCGCCTCCACTTCCGCCTTGCGCTTGGTTTCGGCATTGCCGCCCATGCCGCCCATCGCTTCCTGTTTAGCGGCTAATCTGGCGCGCCGTAGTTCTTCTATCGTCATACCGAAGGCTTTTGAATGGGGTTATAATGCCGGTCGAGCATCGCCTGCAAGTCGCTCTGTTTGTAGAGGATTTTGCCGCCGATTTTGTAGAAGGCCAAGAGGCCGCGGCCGCGATACTCCTGCAGCGTACGGGTGCTGAGCTTGAGCCGCTCGCAGACCTCCTCGCCAGTGAGATAAACCTCTCCAGCGAGCGTGGGGCGGGCCGAGGCGCAATAGCGCTCCAGCTTCTTCAATACGCCCTCCATGAGCTGGACAAACAGCTGCATTTGAGGGCTTTCTTCCGTAATGATTGCATGCTCTGCCATCGTTCATTCAGCGTTTGAATTCAGTAATTCTGAGATGTCACAGGCTTTGTAATAATACTTATGCCCGACCATGGAGAAGGGGATTTTGCCCGTATCTCTCAAGGTTTGCAGGGTGCGAGGGCTGATGTTCAGCCGGCGGCATATGGCGTCGTTGTCGAGCCATTCGTCGGTCTCGGGCGGATTGCCGATGAGCCGCTCGATGCGGTAGATAAAGTCGGCAAAGGCGGAGCGATGTCGCTCCCAAGCCTTACCGTCTACAAGGATGATTTGCATGGTGTTTTTGAAATATGAGGTTGTATAATTGGATTGGAGCAACCAGAGTTGCCAGCGTTACTTTTTCTCGAGCGTCCCCTTTCGCGGCGGACAGACCTGCAAGGCACGGCGTAGCCTCTGCGTCTGCTCGCTGCCCATCAGTGGGCGCATCTCTTGTAGCTGTCTTTGTAGCCTCTTATTGAAACAGACTAAGCGTCTTGTCCTTCTGCGCCTCCTTCTCTCGGCAAAGGGCCAGGTAGATGTCTACGAACGTCTGCCGACAGTGCACCCACTCCGAAACGCTTCAGCGCCAAAATGAAGCGAGGGACACTGGAGGCTTACAAGCAGACCTTCCTTGTTCCTGTCAAGCTGACAGATCGTCGGGCGGTCTATTTGAGTAGGGCAACACAGGAGCGCGCCGACTTCGTTGTCCGTCGATTGGGAGACAGGGGCGCCAATCTGTCGAGCTTCATGGAGCGCATTGTGCGCGCCCATTTGGAAGACTACGCCGAGGAAATCGAGGAATGGCGAAAGCTGTAATCCAAGCACACTGATTCATCAAAGAGTTCACGAACGATATGCATACCTAACAAGCAGTAACCATCTGAATGCAGGGCACGCAGTGATTGTAAGAAATACAGCGGGTACGTACCGGAGGTGACGACGGTAATGCAAGACGTCAGTTTGTTCCCACAAACTGCGCTTGCTCCCCCGGCCTTGGGAGGCCGAGAGAGAGGGCCGTAATCACATCCGTTCTCATCGCCCCCAACCATAGAATAAGCACCACGAAAAGAGACAGCACACATGAAAAGACACCCCAAAAAGGAAAACAAGAAGACGAACAAGACGGCCTTTATCAAGGTCCGATGCACGGCTGAGGAAAAGGAGCAGATCCGCTCGAGAGCTACGAACGCAGGACGGAAGTATTCCGACTACTGCCGTGAGATGTTGCTGAGTGGATCTGTCATCGCCGTCCCTCCGATAGGCGACAACGAGAGAGAGGCCCTCGCCATCCTCCGTCAGACGGCGCTGTTCTACGCACACATCTCCAACCTGATCAAGGTCAAGGACGCCTCTTGGGTAGATGCCACAAAGTCACTTGCCACCTATGCCAAGGTCGCGTTTAAGCGGTTTTTCAGCCCCCACTATCGGGTCGACGAAGAGGTATTTAAGCGCTTAAATATCGAAGACCATGATCGCAAAGTGTAAGGCCATCGCGCATGGAAGTAACGCGCTGGAGTATGTTTTTCGCGAAGGCAAACTCGGCCGAATTCTCGCCCTCCACAACCTGTGCGGCGAAACGCCA
The sequence above is drawn from the Tannerella serpentiformis genome and encodes:
- a CDS encoding DUF3408 domain-containing protein yields the protein MTAEQRQAVLTAKLKELGDYGVKHRTVEESPFFDPPSEIELERSTPAHPPEKADEPKEEVISAAPPAPVHRKAKSHKEDLATFRETYLQPARISHRKAVYVSDETQQRLDFVVRRIGLRGASISGYVERVLREHLDGYKDSIELWRKL
- a CDS encoding helix-turn-helix domain-containing protein, with amino-acid sequence MAEHAIITEESPQMQLFVQLMEGVLKKLERYCASARPTLAGEVYLTGEEVCERLKLSTRTLQEYRGRGLLAFYKIGGKILYKQSDLQAMLDRHYNPIQKPSV
- a CDS encoding helix-turn-helix domain-containing protein, which produces MQIILVDGKAWERHRSAFADFIYRIERLIGNPPETDEWLDNDAICRRLNISPRTLQTLRDTGKIPFSMVGHKYYYKACDISELLNSNAE
- a CDS encoding plasmid mobilization protein; translation: MKRHPKKENKKTNKTAFIKVRCTAEEKEQIRSRATNAGRKYSDYCREMLLSGSVIAVPPIGDNEREALAILRQTALFYAHISNLIKVKDASWVDATKSLATYAKVAFKRFFSPHYRVDEEVFKRLNIEDHDRKV